One Chloroflexota bacterium genomic region harbors:
- the msrA gene encoding peptide-methionine (S)-S-oxide reductase MsrA, with translation MFSFLAGRKSTMPDPAKALPGRATPLPTAERHLLNGQPLQGPYPEGAQIADFAAGCFWGVEKTFWQIPGVIVTAVGYQGGYTPNPTYGEVCSGETGHAEAVRVVFDPARVTYEQLLKAFWEEHDPTQGMRQGSDMGTSYRSAIYTHTDAQREAALGSREMYGRELAKAGYGPITTEIADAVPFYFAEDYHQQYLAKNPNGYCPVHSTGVILPVEQMEQV, from the coding sequence ATGTTCTCGTTCCTGGCCGGTCGCAAGTCGACCATGCCCGATCCCGCCAAGGCCCTCCCCGGGCGCGCGACGCCGCTCCCCACCGCCGAGCGCCACCTCCTCAACGGCCAACCCCTTCAGGGCCCGTACCCGGAGGGCGCCCAGATTGCCGACTTCGCTGCGGGCTGCTTCTGGGGCGTCGAGAAGACGTTCTGGCAGATCCCTGGCGTGATCGTGACCGCGGTGGGGTACCAGGGCGGCTATACCCCCAACCCAACCTACGGCGAGGTCTGCTCCGGGGAGACCGGCCATGCCGAGGCGGTGCGCGTGGTGTTCGACCCGGCTCGGGTCACCTACGAGCAGCTGCTCAAGGCCTTCTGGGAGGAGCATGACCCCACCCAGGGCATGCGCCAGGGCAGCGACATGGGCACCTCGTATCGGTCAGCCATCTACACCCATACCGATGCCCAGCGCGAGGCCGCGCTGGGGTCGCGCGAGATGTACGGCCGCGAGCTGGCCAAGGCCGGATACGGACCGATCACGACCGAGATCGCCGATGCGGTGCCGTTCTACTTCGCCGAGGACTATCACCAGCAGTACCTGGCCAAGAACCCGAACGGCTACTGCCCTGTTCATTCGACCGGCGTCATCTTGCCGGTCGAGCAGATGGAGCAGGTCTAG